From the genome of Candidozyma auris chromosome 2, complete sequence, one region includes:
- a CDS encoding pepsin-like aspartic protease produces MARVVSKSGIQAARPLAQDAPANHVSKQASGPQVSLGESVLPLWTDSANSIYYINSSVGSQDSDGTSFPLLLDTGSGISWIMNESCSDKACSNAAKFQKSIVSGSSFSLSYSGSNVEGKMVDTIENDLQVTIGNKLRLTNYSFGLASTAPSFFEDFHISGILGVQASYSGNEQSNLIHQLYQAGDIDAMQFAVLLDGASNINSTLKGVFITGNDASRHANKLATSEVKYCDVLPNDQHFWMVNISSVSYKQNSAINASRGAIIDTGTTGMALPLEDAEALHKAAFGTDYVSDQKGNFAFKCNATGDFAFNISGNKFEVPVSQIRASPYEATVLQGYCASKLQGTSESTSWILGASFLNQFYTIFDLQNARVGFAPRVDSFQILSANTSGNSTSSSSSSTSTSNTSSGAPSNQSTSPPKQHSGAAFISHSGRIVILCLLSILLV; encoded by the coding sequence ATGGCACGGGTGGTATCTAAATCAGGCATTCAAGCTGCCAGGCCATTGGCACAAGACGCTCCAGCGAATCATGTGCTGAAGCAAGCTTCGGGCCCACAAGTATCCTTGGGAGAATCTGTGCTCCCGCTTTGGACAGACCTGGCCAATTCGATCTACTACATCAATCTGTCTGTGGGCTCTCAAGATAGTGACGGCACCTCGTTCCCTTTACTTTTGGATACAGGCAGCGGTATCTCGTGGATTATGAACGAATCATGTTCTGATAAAGCGTGCTCGAACGCAGCCAAGTTCCAGAAAAGCATCGTGTCTGGCTCCCTGTTCTCTCTTTCGTACTCAGGCAGTAACGTCGAGGGAAAAATGGTTGACACCATAGAAAACGATCTCCAGGTTACCATTGGCAACAAGCTACGCCTAACGAATTACTCGTTTGGGTTGGCCCTGACAGCGCCGTCTTTCTTCGAGGATTTCCATATCAGCGGCATTCTAGGCGTCCAGGCAAGCTACAGCGGGAATGAGCAGTCCAATTTGATTCATCAACTTTATCAGGCAGGCGACATCGATGCAATGCAGTTTGCCGTTCTTCTAGATGGCGCTTCAAATATCAATAGCACGTTGAAGGGTGTTTTCATAACGGGTAACGACGCCTCGAGGCATGCTAACAAATTGGCAACCTCAGAAGTGAAGTACTGTGATGTGCTTCCGAACGATCAACACTTCTGGATGGTCAATATCTCCAGTGTAAGTTATAAACAAAACTCTGCTATCAATGCTAGCAGAGGCGCTATAATAGATACTGGCACCACGGGAATGGCACTCCCTCTCGAAGACGCTGAAGCCCTTCACAAAGCTGCATTTGGTACTGACTACGTCAGCGACCAAAAGGGCAATTTCGCATTCAAGTGTAATGCCACCGGTGATTTTGCCTTCAACATAAGCGGTAACAAATTCGAAGTGCCTGTGTCGCAAATTCGTGCTCTGCCATACGAGGCCACCGTTCTACAAGGGTACTGTGCATCAAAGCTTCAGGGCACGTCAGAGTCAACTAGCTGGATTCTTGGTGCAAGTTTCCTCAATCAATTTTATACAATCTtcgatcttcaaaatgcCAGAGTGGGGTTCGCTCCTAGAGTTGACTCCTTTCAAATATTATCAGCAAACACTTCGGGCAATTCTacctcgtcatcgtcatcaagCACATCGACATCAAACACGAGCTCAGGAGCTCCGTCGAATCAGTCCACATCACCCCCAAAACAACACAGCGGAGCTGCATTTATTCTGCACTCAGGCAGGATCGTCATTCTTTGCCTTCTCAGCATATTGCTAGTATAA
- the VAN1 gene encoding Van1p — protein MVFKDKASDLPIYNNRFRPRRPSRGLIRGIFIGAVILLLIWGFLQRKTKFNFSIQEKAVLTEDYDLYTVTKDGVQKVEPQDAATDEEAERIYKETVSFYDLNDYQGTTRGESANEVVLFLMPLRNAEHVLPMAFQNIMNLTYDHSLIDIAFLVSDCSPGDTTLESVFKYSISLQNGTLADELLMAEQDKLKNSVKGTNDLYENYMDQAYMENVRKAYNSPETWHKGYRTPFRSVSIYVKDFGQVIGQGFSDRHAVKVQGIRRKLMGRARNWLTASALQPHHSWVYWRDVDIETCPGSVIQDLMKFDYDVMVPNIWRPLPSFLDNEQPYDLNSWVESDAALELAKKLDEDDVIVEGYAEYPTWRVHLAYLRDANGNPNEVLDLDGVGGVSILAKAKIFRQGVHFPAFTFLNHAETEAFGKMAKKMGFKVGGLPHYTIWHIYEPSEDDLKKIAAMERQKRRQKGG, from the exons ATGGTGTTTAAGGATAAAGCGTCGGACCTTCCAAT ATACAACAATCGTTTTCGTCCCAGACGACCTTCTCGGGGCTTGATCCGAGGAATCTTCATTGGAGCGGTGATCCTACTATTAATATGGggatttcttcaaagaaagacaaaattCAACTTTCTGATCCAGGAAAAGGCCGTCTTGACTGAGGACTATGATCTATATACTGTGACAAAAGATGGGGTCCAGAAAGTCGAACCGCAGGATGCTGCaacagatgaagaagctgaaagaaTCTACAAAGAAACGGTGAGTTTCTACGATTTGAATGACTACCAAGGCACCACCAGGGGCGAGTCTGCCAACGAGGTAGTGTTGTTTTTAATGCCCCTTAGAAACGCTGAGCACGTTTTACCCATGGCTTTTCAAAACATCATGAACCTTACGTACGACCACTCGTTGATTGATATTGCATTTTTGGTTTCCGACTGTTCTCCTGGCGACACCACGTTGGAATCCGTATTCAAATACTCCATTTCTTTGCAGAACGGCACATTGGCAGACGAACTTTTAATGGCAGAACAGGACaagttgaaaaactcaGTGAAAGGAACAAATGACTTGTACGAGAACTACATGGACCAGGCATACATGGAGAACGTTAGAAAGGCTTACAACTCCCCGGAGACATGGCACAAGGGCTATAGAACACCATTTCGGTCGGTTTCCATTTACGTCAAGGACTTTGGTCAGGTAATTGGCCAGGGATTCAGTGACAGACACGCGGTGAAAGTGCAAGGGATCCGTAGAAAACTAATGGGCAGAGCGAGAAATTGGCTCACAGCCAGTGCTTTGCAACCTCACCATTCGTGGGTTTACTGGAGAGACGTTGATATCGAAACGTGTCCCGGGTCAGTTATCcaagatttgatgaagttcGACTATGATGTCATGGTTCCCAATATCTGGAGGCCGTTACCGAGCTTTTTGGACAATGAGCAGCCGTACGATCTCAACTCGTGGGTCGAATCAGACGCTGCTCTTGAACTCGCCAAGAAACTCGACGAGGACGATGTTATCGTGGAAGGTTACGCCGAATACCCGACATGGAGAGTGCATTTGGCGTACTTGCGAGATGCCAACGGCAATCCCAACGAGGTTCTTGACCTAGATGGTGTGGGTGGTGTTTCTATACTTGCAAAAGCAAAAATCTTCAGACAGGGCGTTCATTTCCCAGCatttacatttttgaaCCACGCAGAGACCGAGGCATTCGGAAAGAtggcaaagaagatggGCTTCAAAGTCGGCGGGTTACCGCACTATACTATCTGGCACATCTACGAGCCGAGCGAggatgacttgaagaaaattgCCGCCATGGAGAGGCAAAAGAGGCGTCAGAAGGGCGGTTAG
- a CDS encoding phosphoribomutase PRM15, whose amino-acid sequence MSQNKEYTDQEKQRLLDLARLWHKCCPTSEKDFYIESARSSSWDELDKGLSKRISFGTAGLRGRMEHGFSRMNDTTVLQTTQGLVAYLRKLVKDGQELSIVVGYDQRLHSQRFAEVTASVALKAGFRVYYLGTASNLSGETDPSSDDSGDKSYVHTPMVAYGVKAYKASAGVMITASHNPSYDNGYKVYYGNGCQIIPPHDTGIAACIEENLLPWEGNWDVRNNLRKGLEDGSLVLAKEELTKLYVGEVKAKLINSPTISFGFVYTPIHGVGLEIFEKVLSHFELKQKLKVVPEQADPDGTFRTVSFPNPEEKGALDLAIRKADEENVSLVLANDPDADRFSVAFKRKDTGKWQQLTGNEIGILFAAYVIEELTPKEDLKKTWLLNSTVSSQLLGSMADKLHFNFTSTLTGFKWIGNKAIDLKSEGYSVPFGYEEAIGYMFGVVDDKDGISAAVMWLQLYERWFSSGKVDIATKLEEIYANYGYYKECNGYYKTPDTETTPRIFNHTIRKSYPEGEHYPKKLADFDVVEWRDLTLGFDSATSNNKPELPVDASSHMITAVLQPRESPAEKVRFTCRGSGTEPKLKVYIEGRSEQGEEAASDVARKCWNTLRDEWFKPEQNNLEEVV is encoded by the coding sequence ATGTCACAGAATAAGGAGTATacagatcaagaaaagcaacGTCTTCTTGACTTGGCCAGATTATGGCACAAGTGCTGTCCAACTTCAGAAAAAGACTTCTACATAGAATCCGCTAGATCTCTGTCCTGGGACGAATTAGACAAGGGGCTCTCGAAGCGTATTAGTTTTGGCACCGCAGGTCTTCGTGGAAGAATGGAACACGGATTCTCCCGCATGAACGACACCACTGTTCTTCAGACTACCCAGGGTTTGGTTGCGTATTTGCGTAAGCTTGTCAAAGATGGGCAAGAGCTCTCGATTGTAGTTGGTTACGACCAAAGATTACACTCGCAGAGATTTGCTGAAGTCACTGCCAGTGTTGCATTGAAGGCTGGCTTCAGAGTCTACTATCTAGGTACAGCCAGCAATCTTTCTGGCGAAACAGACCCTTCTTCCGACGACCTGGGCGACAAACTGTACGTTCACACGCCAATGGTTGCATATGGTGTGAAGGCGTACAAGGCTCTGGCGGGTGTCATGATAACAGCATCTCACAACCCATCCTACGACAATGGGTACAAAGTGTACTACGGGAATGGGTGTCAGATCATTCCTCCTCACGATACGGGCATCGCAGCATGTATAGAGGAGAACTTGTTGCCGTGGGAGGGCAACTGGGATGTGAGGAATAATCTTCGGAAGGGTTTGGAAGATGGTAGCTTGGttcttgccaaagaagagctcacAAAGTTGTATGTTGGCGAAGTAAAAGCAAAGCTTATCAACAGCCCTACGATTTCTTTTGGCTTTGTATATACGCCTATTCACGGCGTCGGACTTGAAATATTCGAAAAAGTTCTCTCACACTTTGaattgaagcagaagctcAAAGTCGTTCCCGAGCAGGCTGACCCTGACGGCACTTTTAGGACGGTGTCGTTCCCCAATCCAGAAGAGAAAGGTGCATTGGATTTGGCCATCAGAAAAGCAGACGAGGAAAATGTGTCTTTAGTGTTGGCCAACGATCCTGATGCGGATCGCTTCAGTGTCGCtttcaagagaaaagacACTGGAAAATGGCAGCAGCTCACAGGGAACGAGATTGGTATCTTGTTTGCTGCTTACGTGATCGAGGAACTCACTCCCAAAGAGGACCTCAAGAAGACATGGCTTTTGAACTCGACAGTATCATCTCAGCTTCTCGGCTCCATGGCAGACAAGTTACACTTCAACTTCACAAGCACATTGACTGGATTCAAGTGGATCGGAAATAAGGCTATTGATCTTAAATCCGAGGGATACAGTGTACCATTTGGATATGAGGAGGCCATTGGGTACATGTTCGGTGTTGTCGACGACAAGGATGGCATTTCTGCCGCCGTGATGTGGCTTCAGCTCTACGAAAGGTGGTTCAGCAGCGGCAAAGTGGACATCGCCaccaaacttgaagagatttATGCCAATTACGGCTACTACAAGGAGTGCAATGGTTACTACAAAACTCCCGACACAGAGACGACTCCACGTATTTTCAACCACACAATAAGAAAGCTGTACCCAGAAGGGGAACACTACCCCAAGAAGCTTGCTGACTTCGATGTTGTTGAATGGCGTGATCTCACTTTGGGCTTTGACCTGGCCACTTCAAATAACAAGCCCGAGCTCCCTGTGGATGCCTCGTCCCATATGATTACCGccgttttgcagccacgGGAACTGCCAGCAGAGAAGGTGCGCTTCACCTGCAGAGGCTCTGGAACCGAGCCGAAGCTCAAGGTATACATCGAAGGGCGTTCTGAGCAGGGAGAAGAGGCAGCACTGGACGTGGCAAGAAAGTGCTGGAATACATTGCGTGACGAATGGTTCAAGCCAGAGCAAAACAATCTCGAAGAAGTCGTTTAG
- a CDS encoding E3 ubiquitin-protein ligase PRP19, which translates to MLCSLSGEEAQEPVVSPRSGCIFEKRLIASYISTTGKDPITEDALAVEELIEVKNKEPVIVPPKPPAFNSIPTMLAAFQNEWDALALESFTLRKQLHDTKQQLSAALYQYDAAVRVAARALKERDEARNALVELSKSFGQGSMDVDTEVKEVENGKSDGVAGENGEQEKEIQNESGKLPPSVAQEIESAQQHLFKLHKSQKLTVPFSEKVSFKSEIEPHKMKNPKNSIALSSTGEIAIFDEAKVLQLPSKSTVKTSNATGIAYSGDGEKIVVAQKTKIQFYSVDGKNDGSFRHSHKYISNVIAHPTAHIIICVTEDRWIIIDGEKEVFDSGDVGFKIAASALHVDGRLLALASDEGEVVIVDTISNDKVASIRTKYTSFVKLQFALNGYWLLAGTYNEDKGATQVFDLRKNSLLHEIEHEGKALFSLDKASSVLATYIEATNELSFSFYIKKEKKWVEGLCKSNPDKPILQLVNVFHEDEGQDYLPKFVALTKEHVQYLTLDRED; encoded by the coding sequence ATGCTCTGCTCATTATCGGGAGAAGAGGCTCAGGAGCCCGTGGTGTCGCCGAGAAGTGGGtgcatttttgaaaaaagacTAATCGCCTCATATATCTCCACCACGGGAAAAGATCCCATCACCGAGGACGCCCTAGCGGTTGAGGAGCTCATTGAAGTTAAGAATAAGGAACCCGTGATAGTTCCACCAAAACCACCTGCGTTCAATTCGATTCCCACCATGTTGGCCGCGTTCCAAAACGAATGGGACGCTTTGGCGCTTGAATCCTTCACCTTGAGAAAACAGCTCCATGATACCAAGCAGCAGCTCAGTGCTGCATTGTACCAGTACGATGCTGCTGTGAGGGTGGCAGCGAGGGCATTGAAGGAAAGAGACGAGGCTCGAAATGCGCTTGTAGAGCTTTCGAAGCTGTTTGGGCAGGGCTCAATGGATGTGGATACTGAGGTCAAGGAGGTGGAAAATGGGAAGTCAGATGGCGTTGCTGGGGAAAACGGAGaacaagagaaggagattcAGAATGAAAGTGGTAAGTTGCCACCTTCGGTAGCCCAAGAGATTGAGTCGGCTCAGCAGCACTTGTTCAAGTTACACAAGAGCCAGAAGCTCACGGTTCCATTTTCTGAAAAGGTATCGTTCAAAAGTGAGATCGAACCACATAAGATGAAGAATCCAAAAAACTCAATTGCCTTGAGCAGTACAGGGGAAATAGCTATTTTTGACGAGGCCAAAGTGTTGCAACTTCCTTCGAAACTGACGGTCAAGACGTCGAACGCTACAGGCATCGCATACTCTGGCGATGGAGAGAAGATTGTGGTTGCGCAAAAGACAAAGATTCAGTTTTACTCCGTGGATGGGAAAAACGATGGTTCCTTCCGTCACAGTCACAAGTACATTAGCAACGTCATAGCTCACCCCACGGCACATATCATTATATGCGTGACGGAAGATCGGTGGATTATCATTGACGGCGAGAAGGAAGTGTTTGATTCCGGAGATGTGGGATTCAAAATAGCTGCTCTGGCTTTACATGTGGACGGAAGACTACTAGCGCTTGCGTCTGACGAAGGAGAGGTGGTGATTGTCGATACGATCTCCAACGACAAAGTTGCCAGCATTCGAACCAAGTACACTTCGTTCGTAAAGCTCCAATTTGCCCTCAACGGGTACTGGCTTTTGGCCGGGACTTACAACGAAGACAAGGGGGCAACGCAGGTGTTCGACCTACGCAAAAACTCTCTTTTGCACGAAATCGAACACGAGGGAAAGGCGCTTTTCAGTCTAGACAAGGCTTCCCTGGTCCTTGCAACTTACATTGAGGCGACAAACGAGTTGTCCTTCAGTTtctacatcaagaaggagaaaaaatggGTAGAGGGATTATGCAAAAGCAATCCTGACAAGCCAATTCTACAGTTAGTAAACGTTTTCCACGAGGACGAAGGTCAAGACTATCTTCCAAAGTTTGTTGCCTTGACAAAAGAACATGTGCAATACCTCACTTTAGATAGAGAGGACTAA
- a CDS encoding protein serine/threonine phosphatase, with product MTSVSLPPSAPFPVTVTAISAVAGQKISKHFPLLKYRYWDYQEDPNSKEEHPPKVRVERIGSFESPIEGQIVEMRISVGDEIAHSGVELCSIQEPCTHDVQYGGLCAMCGKTVEDEKDYTGYNYEDRATIAMSHDNTGLRISYDEATKIEHNATQRLAKDKKLILVVDLDQTVIHATVDPTVGEWQKDPHNPNYPFVKDVQSFCLEEEPMVPPGWMGPKPAPSKCWYYVKLRPGLKEFLAHVAERYELHIYTMATRNYALAIASIIDPEGIYFGDRILSRDESGSLTHKNLTRLFPVDQSMVVIIDDRGDVWQWDPNLVKVVPYDFFIGIGDINSSFLPKKSGQLIGPTKKRKSLARLEEALEESEEDSEPASDVISSQNSSDDSDRVEDGETEVGGTETKETQENEHLDSNKNGKDETVSAPVSRLSSPSDEAVESDSHDSDSESLSPVDRLVELGGGENNKNLLIEQSLSRTQNLEQQQHDRPLAKLQDKIDRIAHEHEDSSVSSKDEEEEHILYDDDTELSSLEKALDYIHEEYYKAYESFKQERTLERPDISVILPKIKLECLKGVTVLLSGILPLGMNMNNADIVIWCRQFGMKVVNEVYPEITHVVCRDPNASYMKTGLTLKVRIAKKTIPGVKVVNPDWLFACLSSWKAVDERDYMIELPEQDWYVSENDISKYQQALGSQQEREQARNAAAMSRPREGSLSSIDDYDFNEANAEVDDFLAGISDDDDDDEDDKGVEEEDNDSDDEESVSNGKSGANMSFVKSLYTQKRKAQEEQDEDVDSGEGDSRDEYSNGEHKRQKTLENTDNIDELEKELLDELDNLDE from the coding sequence ATGACTTCGGTGTCCCTACCTCCTTCGGCACCATTCCCTGTCACGGTGACAGCCATTTCTGCTGTGGCAGGCCAAAAAATCTCAAAGCATTTTCCTTTGCTCAAGTACAGATACTGGGATTACCAGGAGGACCCAAACTCGAAGGAAGAGCACCCGCCCAAAGTGCGTGTGGAGCGCATTGGATCGTTTGAAAGTCCCATCGAGGGCCAGATCGTCGAAATGCGTATTTCTGTGGGCGACGAAATTGCCCATAGTGGTGTGGAGTTGTGCCTGATACAAGAACCGTGCACTCACGATGTGCAATACGGAGGACTCTGTGCCATGTGTGGAAAAACtgtggaagatgaaaaggACTACACGGGCTACAACTACGAGGACAGAGCGACAATTGCAATGTCGCACGATAACACTGGACTTCGGATCAGCTACGACGAGGCTACAAAAATCGAGCACAATGCCACCCAACGGCTTGCTAAGGACAAGAAACTCATCTTGGTGGTCGACCTAGATCAGACAGTTATTCATGCCACGGTCGACCCTACGGTGGGTGAGTGGCAGAAGGACCCACATAACCCCAATTACCCTTTTGTTAAGGACGTTCAGTCTTTCTGTCTTGAGGAAGAGCCCATGGTGCCTCCAGGGTGGATGGGTCCAAAACCAGCTCCTTCGAAATGCTGGTACTATGTGAAGTTGCGCCCGGGCCTCAAAGAGTTCTTAGCTCATGTTGCTGAACGGTACGAGCTCCATATCTACACCATGGCCACGCGGAACTACGCCTTGGCTATTGCATCGATAATAGACCCTGAGGGCATATACTTTGGTGACCGTATCTTGAGTCGGGACGAGAGTGGTTCTTTGACACATAAAAACCTTACACGTTTATTTCCTGTGGACCAGTCGATGGTGgtcatcattgatgacaGAGGCGACGTATGGCAGTGGGACCCTaacttggtgaaggtggTACCATATGACTTTTTCATTGGCATTGGAGATATCAATTCGAGtttcttgccaaagaagagcGGACAGCTCATAGGACCCAccaaaaagaggaaaagtCTTGCTCGtcttgaagaagccttGGAGGAGAGCGAGGAAGACTCCGAGCCGGCGTCAGATGTCATCAGCAGCCAAAACTCCAGTGATGATAGTGACCGTGTAGAGGATGGCGAGACTGAAGTCGGCGGCACCgaaacaaaagaaacgCAAGAGAACGAACACTTGGACAGCAACAAGAATGGGAAGGACGAAACCGTGTCTGCTCCTGTATCAAGATtatcttctccttctgaTGAAGCAGTCGAATCAGACTCTCATGACTCTGATTCAGAAAGCTTGTCTCCCGTTGACCGTTTGGTGGAACTCGGAGGAGGcgagaacaacaagaacttgCTCATTGAGCAGCTGCTCTCACGCACGCAAAACCTCgaacagcaacagcatGATAGACCTTTGGCTAAGCTTCAAGACAAGATAGACCGCATTGCTCACGAACACGAGGATAGCTCTGTGTCTAgcaaagacgaagaagaggagcaTATTTTGTACGACGATGACACAGAACTTTcatctttggagaaggcaTTGGACTATATCCACGAAGAGTACTACAAGGCATACGAAAGCTTTAAACAGGAACGAACTTTAGAGCGCCCAGATATCTCCGTCATACTACCGaaaatcaagcttgaaTGCTTAAAGGGTGTCACTGTTCTTCTATCAGGAATTCTACCGTTGGGCATGAACATGAACAATGCCGATATCGTTATTTGGTGCAGGCAATTTGGTATGAAGGTTGTAAACGAGGTGTACCCCGAAATAACTCACGTTGTTTGCAGAGATCCGAATGCCTCTTACATGAAGACCGGACTAACTCTTAAAGTGAGAATTGCCAAGAAGACAATACCCGGAGTGAAGGTTGTGAATCCAGATTGGCTCTTTGCATGTCTCAGCCTGTGGAAGGCGGTGGACGAGAGAGATTACATGATCGAACTTCCGGAACAAGATTGGTATGTTTCTGAAAATGACATCAGCAAGTATCAGCAAGCGCTTGGGTCGcagcaagaaagagagcAGGCACGTAACGCCGCAGCCATGAGCCGACCACGCGAAGGGTCGCTTTCATCGATTGATGACTATGATTTCAACGAGGCGAATGCAGAGGTTGATGATTTCTTGGCGGGGATAAgcgacgacgacgacgacgatgaagatgacaagGGCgtcgaggaagaagacaatgACCTGGACGACGAAGAGAGTGTTTCCAACGGTAAAAGTGGCGCAAACATGTCTTTCGTGAAAAGCCTTTATACGCAAAAACGCAAAGCACAGGAAGAGCAGGACGAGGACGTTGACagtggagaaggagataGCCGTGATGAATACAGTAACGGCGAACACAAGAGGCAGAAGACTTTGGAGAACACAGACAACATTGACGAACtagaaaaagagcttctcgaTGAGCTTGACAACCTCGACGAATAG